A portion of the Candidatus Paceibacterota bacterium genome contains these proteins:
- a CDS encoding pitrilysin family protein, whose translation MSSKLKPKLKKLANGLTVVFLKEVSQRTATALVLVSTGSKYEQKEENGIAHFLEHMCFKGTERRPNAMMISSELDGLGAEYNAFTGHEYTGYYAKVASAHLPRALDIIGDIYCNPLLTEEDIEREKGVISDEINMYEDVPMRKIGDIFMKTLYGDQPAGWSIAGTKEQIAKYTRKDILKFRKKHYVPTATTVVVSGNFDEALVFKQIKALFGDLTEGKKVGKKKVNDKQSAPALSVFYKESDQTHIVLGVRSYPLTHPSFYALTVLSAILGGGMSSRLFHKVRIELGLGYYVRASNDAFTDHGVLAASVGVDNMRAPEVVPAILEEFEKLAIEPVGKEEMQKAKDMLAGRMLLGLESSDELAEYYGFQWVLRNEFVAPEEAIRRINKVTAQEVQELAKKVFLENRLNMAVIGPWKNDKDFRSLLKFS comes from the coding sequence ATGAGTTCAAAATTAAAGCCAAAACTGAAAAAATTAGCAAATGGATTGACCGTAGTATTTCTGAAGGAAGTGTCGCAGCGCACCGCGACCGCATTGGTGCTTGTGTCTACGGGAAGTAAGTATGAACAAAAAGAGGAAAATGGTATTGCGCATTTTCTTGAGCACATGTGTTTTAAGGGTACGGAGCGTCGCCCGAATGCAATGATGATCAGTAGTGAACTTGATGGGCTCGGTGCAGAATACAATGCATTTACCGGACACGAGTATACGGGTTATTATGCGAAGGTTGCTTCCGCGCATCTTCCTCGAGCACTCGATATTATCGGAGACATTTATTGTAACCCGCTCCTTACCGAGGAAGACATTGAACGCGAGAAGGGCGTGATTAGTGATGAAATAAATATGTATGAAGATGTGCCGATGCGCAAAATCGGAGACATTTTTATGAAGACACTTTATGGTGATCAACCTGCTGGTTGGAGTATTGCTGGTACAAAGGAGCAGATCGCGAAGTATACTCGCAAGGATATCCTTAAATTCCGCAAGAAGCATTATGTTCCGACAGCAACGACGGTCGTAGTGTCTGGGAATTTTGATGAGGCGCTCGTATTCAAGCAGATCAAGGCACTCTTTGGTGATCTCACTGAAGGGAAAAAGGTAGGAAAAAAGAAAGTGAATGATAAGCAGTCCGCACCTGCGCTCAGTGTGTTCTATAAAGAGTCAGACCAGACGCATATTGTGCTTGGCGTGCGTTCATATCCATTGACGCATCCCTCATTCTACGCGCTCACCGTGCTTTCAGCTATACTTGGTGGAGGTATGTCCTCTAGACTTTTTCATAAGGTACGTATTGAGCTTGGACTTGGATACTATGTTCGTGCATCGAATGATGCCTTTACTGATCATGGCGTGCTTGCAGCTTCAGTCGGAGTCGACAACATGCGTGCACCCGAAGTCGTTCCTGCAATTCTCGAAGAATTTGAGAAGCTTGCGATCGAGCCAGTCGGCAAGGAAGAGATGCAAAAGGCGAAGGATATGCTTGCGGGACGTATGCTGCTCGGTCTTGAGTCCTCCGACGAGCTCGCCGAGTATTATGGTTTCCAGTGGGTACTGCGCAATGAATTTGTTGCTCCGGAGGAGGCTATCCGCCGAATCAATAAAGTAACTGCACAAGAAGTCCAGGAGCTTGCCAAGAAGGTTTTCCTTGAAAACCGGCTTAACATGGCTGTTATTGGGCCATGGAAGAATGACAAGGATTTCCGCTCGCTGCTCAAGTTTAGCTAA
- a CDS encoding 30S ribosomal protein S6, with amino-acid sequence MEKDMTIDAIGADERIYEVGFLIIPTVNEDGLVARVAAIREAINSINGTVIAEGAAKKIDLAYPMTKVAQNKRATYSSAYSGWFKFEAEPKGAKEIATVLKADEDVLRFLLIKTVREDTMAPRKLFEKKKEGKDADEAEVAPVATEAEIDASIDKLIAE; translated from the coding sequence ATGGAAAAAGATATGACCATAGACGCTATCGGCGCAGACGAGCGAATCTACGAAGTAGGTTTTCTCATCATTCCGACAGTTAACGAGGATGGGCTTGTAGCACGCGTTGCCGCAATCCGTGAGGCGATCAATTCGATTAATGGTACCGTCATTGCTGAGGGTGCTGCGAAGAAGATCGACCTTGCCTATCCAATGACGAAGGTCGCGCAGAATAAGCGCGCAACTTACTCATCGGCTTACTCAGGCTGGTTCAAGTTCGAGGCAGAGCCAAAGGGAGCAAAGGAGATCGCAACTGTCCTCAAGGCAGATGAAGATGTCCTTCGTTTCTTGCTCATCAAGACTGTCCGCGAGGACACAATGGCACCACGCAAGCTCTTCGAGAAGAAGAAGGAGGGTAAGGATGCTGACGAGGCAGAAGTTGCCCCAGTTGCTACTGAGGCAGAGATCGATGCATCAATCGATAAGCTCATCGCCGAATAA
- a CDS encoding S41 family peptidase, translated as MFPPLYLRRRYILALIAALLVFGVLVQKYIVPRIHKSQTGYELPADLVGRVSIEKVKSLELIVGEPVVSSEDYNKKREFVHALSEIAPTLWKVRKTYYRDIPQQEFEEKILGFVAQLDPHSSYESQSEVLEALKKLKETGGGPVPDLLENPKPVLKIIPSVEAGHYGVLRIVDFNDLDGKGFATQLSDACDAIWASAADGRVDGVVIDLRGNRGGYRNNAIVLVSAFMPKVGEHILTEKSYNTAGKQKVERVLSVPDPLGMNFGRLRGLPVLILVDARSASCSEIVAGVLQQFRIGVVASQDVHTFGKGVVQTESLVSGGKLGRLLLTTHEYFIGHDYRVHGYGIYPDIHLTGGEEGNLVFEEDLENPIRPTGAAPRFVPMKERNPALDKSAREILKALKMGYK; from the coding sequence ATGTTTCCTCCGCTCTATTTGAGGCGAAGATATATTCTCGCACTCATCGCTGCGCTCTTGGTCTTCGGTGTACTCGTGCAGAAATATATTGTTCCGCGGATACATAAGTCGCAAACGGGTTATGAACTACCTGCTGATCTTGTTGGGCGAGTCTCCATCGAAAAAGTGAAGTCTCTTGAGCTCATTGTTGGCGAGCCTGTGGTGTCGTCAGAGGATTACAATAAAAAACGTGAGTTCGTACATGCACTGTCCGAGATCGCGCCAACGCTGTGGAAGGTGCGCAAGACATATTATAGAGATATTCCTCAACAAGAGTTTGAGGAAAAGATTCTCGGCTTTGTTGCGCAGCTCGACCCGCACTCATCCTATGAGTCACAGAGCGAAGTGCTTGAGGCGCTCAAGAAGCTGAAGGAAACCGGCGGTGGCCCTGTCCCTGACCTTCTCGAAAATCCAAAGCCCGTACTGAAGATCATTCCAAGCGTCGAAGCAGGGCACTACGGAGTGCTACGCATTGTTGATTTCAATGATCTTGACGGCAAAGGGTTTGCCACTCAGCTGAGCGATGCATGTGACGCAATATGGGCAAGTGCGGCAGATGGAAGAGTTGATGGTGTCGTCATCGACCTCCGTGGTAATCGCGGAGGATATCGCAATAATGCAATTGTGCTCGTTTCGGCATTCATGCCAAAAGTGGGGGAGCATATTCTCACCGAGAAAAGCTACAACACTGCAGGCAAGCAAAAGGTTGAACGTGTACTTTCCGTTCCCGATCCTCTCGGCATGAATTTTGGTCGCCTGCGCGGACTTCCCGTACTTATTCTCGTTGATGCGCGCTCCGCGTCTTGTAGTGAGATTGTCGCAGGAGTGCTGCAGCAGTTTCGCATTGGTGTGGTTGCGAGCCAAGATGTACATACATTTGGAAAAGGTGTCGTACAGACGGAGTCACTGGTCTCGGGTGGAAAGCTCGGACGCCTGCTCCTTACTACGCACGAATATTTCATTGGCCATGATTACCGCGTACATGGATATGGCATCTATCCCGATATTCACCTTACGGGTGGGGAAGAGGGCAATTTGGTTTTCGAAGAAGACCTTGAGAACCCAATTAGGCCAACCGGTGCAGCGCCACGTTTTGTTCCGATGAAAGAGCGAAATCCAGCGCTCGACAAGTCGGCACGAGAAATCCTCAAGGCCCTCAAAATGGGCTATAAATAA
- a CDS encoding AI-2E family transporter, protein MQEENTLSVSSGTIIRAILIGASFWALWFLRDVFLVVLAAIVLASAVEPAIIGLVRRGMPRILALVTVYFASLASLALMLYFFVPAFLEDVNILLHALPKNVSIDAFLFGADAVGHTAFTIGEGASLLDVIAKNIASGGVVEMFTKFSGGLVSFVLILVLSFYLAAQEHGIESFLRLVSPARKAGYVVGLWYRSQTKIGLWFQGQIYLGLIVGAIAFVGLLALGVKSAFFLAVTIMFLEIIPVFGPILAAIPALAIAYSSGIYFVPTGGIVAAFSVAMFYAILQQVESHLIYPHVVRKVIGIPPVLVILSLAIGAKVAGLLGLLLAVPVMAVAMEYFTDLAREKRVEEHIQSRLSEEAQEVS, encoded by the coding sequence ATGCAAGAAGAGAATACTCTCTCTGTCTCCTCTGGTACAATCATTCGCGCAATATTGATCGGTGCGAGTTTTTGGGCACTGTGGTTTCTGCGTGACGTCTTCCTTGTTGTGCTTGCTGCAATCGTGCTCGCTTCCGCGGTGGAGCCGGCAATCATAGGACTCGTGCGTCGAGGAATGCCACGCATTCTCGCGCTCGTTACCGTTTACTTTGCTTCGCTCGCGAGCTTGGCGCTGATGCTCTATTTCTTTGTGCCCGCATTTCTTGAAGATGTGAATATTCTTCTGCATGCACTTCCGAAAAATGTGAGCATCGATGCGTTTCTCTTTGGCGCAGACGCGGTAGGGCACACCGCCTTTACAATCGGCGAAGGTGCATCGCTTCTTGATGTGATTGCAAAAAATATTGCCTCAGGTGGGGTTGTTGAGATGTTTACAAAATTCTCCGGAGGTCTTGTTTCCTTTGTGCTTATTCTTGTTCTCTCTTTCTATCTAGCAGCACAAGAGCATGGAATTGAAAGTTTCTTGCGCCTCGTATCTCCTGCGCGAAAGGCAGGATATGTGGTTGGACTTTGGTACCGCTCGCAGACAAAGATTGGCCTTTGGTTCCAAGGACAGATTTATCTCGGACTTATTGTCGGTGCAATCGCATTTGTTGGGTTGCTTGCGCTTGGAGTGAAGTCGGCATTCTTCTTGGCTGTGACTATTATGTTCCTTGAGATTATTCCAGTATTTGGACCCATCCTTGCTGCAATTCCTGCGCTTGCAATCGCATACAGTAGCGGAATATATTTTGTCCCCACAGGTGGTATTGTCGCGGCTTTCAGTGTTGCAATGTTCTATGCGATCTTGCAGCAGGTAGAAAGCCATCTTATTTATCCGCATGTCGTACGAAAGGTTATTGGGATCCCACCAGTTTTGGTTATTCTCTCACTCGCAATTGGCGCGAAGGTCGCAGGGCTCCTCGGACTTTTGCTTGCAGTTCCGGTCATGGCAGTTGCAATGGAATACTTTACTGACCTTGCACGAGAAAAGCGCGTCGAAGAACATATCCAAAGTCGCTTGTCAGAAGAAGCTCAAGAAGTTTCCTAG